In Polynucleobacter sp. es-EL-1, the following are encoded in one genomic region:
- the ftsH gene encoding ATP-dependent zinc metalloprotease FtsH produces the protein MNNNMLQKIGVWLIVGLVLFTVFKQFDKPRDATQVTYSQFMDDAKAGKVKRVDVQGRTLQVTPNDGNKYSIISPGDIWMVGDLMKYGVQVTGKADDEPNMLVSALYYLGPTLLIIGFWFFMMRQMQGGGKGGAFSFGKSKARLIDENSNTVTFADVAGCDEAKEEVFEIVDFLKDPQKFQKLGGRIPHGVLLVGPPGTGKTLLARAIAGEAKVPFFSISGSDFVEMFVGVGASRVRDMFETAKKNSPCIIFIDEIDAVGRHRGAGMGGGNDEREQTLNQMLVEMDGFESNSGVIVVAATNRSDVLDRALLRPGRFDRQVHVGLPDIRGREQILQVHMRKVPIDPDVNAAVLARGTPGFSGADLANLVNEAALFAARRSKRAVDMKDFEDAKDKIYMGPERKSAVMREEERRNTAYHESGHAVVAKVLPKADPVHKVTIMPRGMALGVTWQLPEFDRVNLYKDRMMEELAILFGGRAAEEVFLNSMSTGASNDFERATKMARDMVTRYGMSDSLGTMVYVDTESESMFGRTSSKTVSELTQQKVDSEIRALVDSQYALARSILEQNRDKVEAMVAALLEWETIDAEQINDIMEGRPPRAPKPQPATTFGNSAGTPGPAAGGAPATA, from the coding sequence TTGAACAACAACATGTTGCAAAAAATTGGTGTGTGGCTCATCGTGGGTCTCGTGCTTTTTACTGTTTTTAAACAGTTTGATAAGCCAAGAGACGCTACTCAGGTCACTTATTCTCAATTCATGGACGATGCCAAAGCTGGCAAAGTGAAGCGAGTGGATGTGCAAGGTCGCACATTACAAGTAACCCCCAATGACGGTAACAAGTATTCCATCATTTCCCCAGGGGATATCTGGATGGTGGGTGACCTCATGAAGTACGGCGTTCAAGTGACTGGTAAAGCAGACGATGAACCCAATATGTTGGTTTCTGCCTTGTACTACCTCGGACCTACACTACTGATTATTGGTTTTTGGTTTTTCATGATGCGCCAGATGCAGGGCGGCGGCAAAGGTGGAGCATTCTCCTTTGGAAAATCAAAGGCTCGCTTAATTGATGAAAATAGCAATACTGTTACTTTTGCTGATGTAGCGGGTTGCGATGAAGCTAAGGAAGAAGTCTTTGAGATTGTGGACTTCTTGAAAGACCCACAAAAGTTCCAAAAACTGGGCGGTCGTATTCCGCATGGTGTTTTGCTGGTTGGCCCTCCTGGAACGGGTAAGACCCTGTTGGCGCGTGCGATTGCTGGCGAAGCCAAAGTACCATTCTTCTCTATTTCAGGTTCAGACTTTGTGGAGATGTTTGTTGGTGTTGGCGCGTCACGTGTACGTGACATGTTTGAAACTGCCAAGAAAAATTCTCCTTGCATCATCTTTATTGATGAGATTGATGCGGTTGGCCGTCATCGTGGTGCAGGTATGGGTGGTGGTAATGATGAGCGCGAGCAAACACTGAACCAGATGTTGGTTGAGATGGATGGTTTTGAGAGCAATAGCGGTGTCATCGTGGTTGCCGCAACTAACCGTTCTGACGTATTAGATCGTGCTTTATTGCGCCCAGGCCGTTTTGACCGTCAAGTACATGTTGGTTTACCTGACATTCGTGGTCGCGAGCAGATTTTGCAAGTGCATATGCGCAAGGTACCAATTGATCCGGATGTGAATGCTGCTGTCTTGGCGCGTGGCACTCCTGGTTTCTCTGGCGCAGATTTAGCAAATTTAGTTAACGAAGCTGCTCTGTTCGCTGCACGTCGTAGTAAGCGTGCTGTAGATATGAAAGACTTCGAAGACGCTAAAGACAAGATCTATATGGGTCCAGAGCGTAAGTCTGCTGTGATGCGTGAAGAAGAGCGTCGCAATACGGCGTATCACGAGTCTGGCCATGCTGTAGTTGCGAAGGTCTTACCAAAAGCAGATCCTGTTCACAAAGTCACCATCATGCCTCGTGGCATGGCTTTAGGTGTGACATGGCAGTTGCCTGAGTTTGATCGTGTGAACTTATATAAAGATCGCATGATGGAAGAGCTGGCTATTTTGTTTGGTGGTCGTGCTGCAGAAGAGGTCTTCTTGAACTCCATGAGTACTGGCGCATCCAATGACTTTGAGCGTGCTACGAAGATGGCGCGTGACATGGTGACCCGTTACGGTATGAGTGATAGCTTAGGTACGATGGTTTATGTCGATACTGAATCTGAAAGCATGTTTGGCCGTACGAGCTCCAAAACTGTTTCTGAATTGACGCAGCAAAAAGTGGATTCTGAAATTCGTGCGCTAGTGGATAGTCAATATGCGTTAGCTAGATCTATTCTTGAGCAAAATCGAGATAAGGTTGAAGCGATGGTTGCAGCTTTGCTCGAATGGGAAACTATTGATGCAGAGCAGATTAATGACATCATGGAAGGCCGTCCACCTCGTGCTCCTAAGCCACAACCCGCAACTACCTTTGGTAATTCAGCGGGGACTCCAGGGCCCGCGGCTGGTGGCGCACCTGCGACTGCTTAA
- the greA gene encoding transcription elongation factor GreA: protein MSTIPITKRGAELLKEELHRLKHIERPAVINAISEARAQGDLSENAEYDAAKEKQGFIEGRIQELESKLSAAQIIDPATLDVSGRVVFGATVDLEDLEDGTKFTYQIVGDDEADIAANKISISSPIARALISKEEGDVVAVQAPGGNREVEILAVRYI, encoded by the coding sequence ATGAGCACAATTCCAATTACTAAGCGTGGCGCAGAACTCCTGAAAGAAGAGTTGCATCGTTTAAAGCATATAGAGCGCCCAGCAGTGATCAATGCGATTTCTGAAGCCCGTGCACAAGGTGATCTTTCTGAGAATGCTGAGTACGATGCTGCTAAAGAGAAGCAGGGATTTATTGAGGGTCGCATTCAAGAATTAGAGAGCAAATTATCTGCTGCGCAAATTATTGATCCCGCAACTTTAGATGTATCGGGTCGCGTTGTATTTGGTGCGACAGTTGATCTTGAAGATTTAGAGGATGGCACTAAGTTCACTTACCAAATCGTGGGTGATGATGAAGCCGATATTGCTGCTAATAAAATTTCGATTAGCTCCCCGATTGCCCGTGCCTTAATTAGTAAAGAAGAGGGCGATGTTGTTGCAGTTCAAGCGCCTGGTGGCAATCGCGAAGTTGAAATATTAGCCGTTCGTTACATTTAA
- a CDS encoding YhbY family RNA-binding protein — protein MTALTITPAQRKSLKADAHDLSPVVMIGGDGLTPAVIKEAKSAISHHGLIKIRVFGDDRDARIAMYEELCDKLDAAPVQHIGKLLVLWKPKDMVDEAFANLGRSSKQTKKSLQAPRTKRQPNRTVAKAGVRTSSSERSDRRSAASKSPFARAAAVKSATPKKRVLRSEAAESKIGWSSPGYRKAAAAPAPIKKRKVRMSSTKKKSLGS, from the coding sequence ATGACTGCACTTACTATCACCCCCGCACAAAGAAAATCCCTCAAAGCCGACGCTCATGACCTCAGTCCGGTGGTCATGATTGGTGGAGACGGTCTCACGCCTGCCGTAATTAAAGAAGCCAAGTCTGCAATATCGCATCATGGCTTGATTAAGATTCGGGTCTTCGGTGATGATCGTGATGCTCGCATCGCTATGTATGAAGAGTTATGCGACAAGTTGGATGCAGCCCCAGTTCAGCACATTGGAAAATTGCTGGTGCTCTGGAAACCAAAAGATATGGTTGATGAAGCTTTTGCCAATCTTGGAAGATCGAGCAAACAAACCAAGAAATCTTTGCAAGCCCCTCGCACCAAGCGTCAACCAAATAGAACTGTTGCCAAAGCAGGTGTTCGCACGAGCAGCTCCGAGCGCTCAGATCGACGCTCAGCAGCTAGCAAGTCACCTTTTGCGAGAGCGGCGGCTGTGAAGAGTGCCACTCCAAAGAAAAGAGTGCTGCGCTCTGAAGCTGCTGAATCAAAAATTGGTTGGTCATCCCCTGGCTACCGCAAAGCCGCTGCTGCACCAGCGCCTATTAAGAAGCGTAAAGTGCGCATGAGTAGCACCAAGAAAAAATCACTGGGTTCTTAA
- the folP gene encoding dihydropteroate synthase — MSKQNLPATWRCGRFLFDFSKRNTPVVMGILNATPDSFSDGGQFRTPSDAIAQAERMIANGVDMIDIGGESTRPGAEPVALQEELDRVLPVIEALKDCGVALSIDTYKAETMRQALKAGVDCVNDIWALRQEGAVEAIFESDNDNPDKQCGIVLMHMQRDPQTMQFDPHYQDVITEVKLFLQTRASLLEEQGVAQNRIAIDPGFGFGKSLEHNLAMLADFDQFSQLGYPVLAGISRKSMLGKLTGRDTNERIAPSVAAAILAADRGARIIRVHDVPETVDALKIWAAVQG, encoded by the coding sequence GTGAGTAAGCAAAACCTGCCCGCAACATGGCGTTGCGGGCGTTTTCTTTTTGACTTTAGCAAACGCAATACCCCAGTAGTGATGGGTATTCTTAATGCCACCCCAGATTCCTTTTCGGATGGCGGTCAGTTTAGAACTCCAAGCGATGCAATTGCTCAAGCGGAGCGCATGATTGCCAATGGCGTCGACATGATTGATATCGGTGGAGAATCAACTCGGCCAGGCGCAGAGCCTGTAGCACTTCAAGAAGAATTAGATCGCGTCTTGCCAGTCATTGAAGCTTTAAAAGATTGCGGAGTAGCGTTGTCAATCGATACCTATAAAGCCGAGACGATGCGCCAAGCACTCAAGGCTGGAGTTGATTGCGTGAATGACATCTGGGCATTACGACAAGAGGGCGCAGTAGAAGCGATCTTTGAGAGTGATAACGATAATCCAGATAAGCAATGCGGCATTGTCTTGATGCACATGCAGCGCGATCCTCAAACAATGCAATTTGATCCTCACTATCAAGACGTGATTACTGAAGTGAAGTTATTTTTGCAAACACGTGCCAGTTTATTGGAAGAGCAGGGTGTCGCTCAAAACCGAATTGCGATTGATCCTGGATTCGGGTTTGGAAAGAGTCTTGAGCATAACCTTGCGATGCTGGCTGATTTTGATCAATTCTCCCAGTTGGGATATCCGGTCTTGGCGGGGATTTCTCGTAAATCCATGCTGGGCAAGCTAACTGGTCGTGACACCAATGAGCGGATAGCGCCTAGTGTTGCTGCTGCCATTCTGGCTGCTGATCGCGGTGCCCGCATTATTCGGGTACATGATGTGCCTGAAACCGTAGATGCTCTCAAGATATGGGCAGCGGTTCAAGGCTAG
- the carB gene encoding carbamoyl-phosphate synthase large subunit, producing the protein MPKRSDIKSILIIGAGPIVIGQACEFDYSGAQACKALRDEGYKVILVNSNPATIMTDPEMADVTYIEPITWEVVERIIATERPDAILPTMGGQTALNCALDLHRHGILEKYGCELIGASPEAIDKAEDRQKFKDAMTKIGLGSAKSGIAHSMEEAHEVQQRIQKETGSLGFPVVIRPSFTMGGSGGGIAYNREEFEEICKRGLDLSPTRELLIEESLLGWKEFEMEVVRDRADNCIIVCSIENLDPMGVHTGDSITVAPAQTLTDKEYQLMRNASIAVLREIGVDTGGSNVQFSINPVDGRMIVIEMNPRVSRSSALASKATGFPIAKIAAKLAVGYTLDELKNDITGGATPASFEPSIDYVVTKIPRFAFEKFPQADSRLTTQMKSVGEVMAIGRTFQESFQKALRGLEVGVDGLDEVSTDLDDIIQEIGEPGPDRIWYLADAFRMGMGLDEVYNETKVDPWFLEQIEELITMEAELKQRKIDSLSAAELRFVKQKGFSDRRLGKLLGVDAASVRAARHRLKVVPVYKRVDTCAAEFSTNTAYLYSTYEAEHGECESQPTTKDKIMVLGGGPNRIGQGIEFDYCCVHAALAMRDDGYETIMVNCNPETVSTDYDTSDRLYFEPLTLEDVLEIVAKEKPKGVIVQYGGQTPLKLALDLERNGVPIIGTSPDMIDAAEDRERFQKLLHDLNLRQPPNRTARAEDEALKLAEEIGYPLVVRPSYVLGGRAMEIVHDGRDLERYMREAVKVSHDSPVLLDRFLNDAIECDVDCISDGQRVFIGGVMEHIEQAGVHSGDSACSLPPYSLSDETIAEIKRQTAAMAKGLNVVGLMNVQFAIQNVDGKDVIYVLEVNPRASRTVPFVSKATGLQLAKIAARCMVGQTLDQQGIKSEVKPAYYSVKEAVFPFNKFPGIDPILGPEMRSTGEVMGVGKTFGEALFKSQLGAGIKLPKSGTVVLTVKDSDKPKAVEVAKLLHQLGFPMVATKGTAAAIEAAGLPVRVVNKVKDGRPHIVDLIKNGEISLVFTTVDETRTAIADSRSIRTSAQANNVTYYTTISAARAVMDGLMASQNGSKESIEVYGLQNLHKTLN; encoded by the coding sequence ATGCCTAAGCGTAGCGACATTAAGAGCATCCTAATTATTGGTGCTGGGCCGATTGTGATTGGTCAGGCCTGTGAGTTTGACTATTCTGGTGCGCAAGCTTGCAAAGCGTTGCGTGATGAGGGTTACAAAGTGATCTTGGTGAACAGTAATCCTGCCACCATCATGACTGATCCCGAGATGGCAGACGTGACCTATATCGAGCCAATCACCTGGGAAGTAGTTGAGCGCATTATTGCTACCGAAAGACCTGATGCGATTTTGCCAACGATGGGCGGGCAGACCGCCTTGAACTGTGCGCTCGATTTGCATCGTCACGGTATTCTTGAAAAATACGGTTGTGAGTTAATCGGCGCATCCCCAGAGGCGATTGATAAAGCGGAAGATCGCCAGAAATTTAAAGATGCGATGACCAAAATTGGTCTTGGATCCGCTAAGTCAGGCATTGCGCACTCAATGGAAGAGGCGCATGAAGTGCAGCAACGTATTCAGAAAGAGACTGGTAGCTTGGGTTTCCCGGTCGTCATTCGTCCTTCATTCACCATGGGTGGATCAGGCGGCGGAATTGCGTATAACCGTGAAGAGTTTGAAGAGATTTGTAAACGAGGTCTGGATTTATCACCAACCCGTGAACTCTTAATTGAAGAGTCACTCTTGGGCTGGAAAGAGTTTGAGATGGAAGTGGTGCGTGACCGTGCCGATAACTGCATCATCGTGTGCTCCATCGAAAACTTAGATCCAATGGGCGTGCACACGGGTGACTCAATTACTGTCGCCCCCGCACAAACCTTGACGGATAAAGAATATCAATTGATGCGTAATGCTTCAATTGCGGTATTGCGTGAAATTGGTGTGGATACTGGCGGATCAAACGTACAGTTCTCCATTAATCCAGTTGACGGTCGCATGATCGTGATTGAGATGAACCCCCGTGTTTCACGTTCATCTGCATTGGCTTCTAAAGCAACGGGTTTCCCAATTGCGAAGATTGCTGCAAAGCTAGCAGTGGGTTACACCTTGGATGAGTTGAAAAATGACATTACCGGTGGTGCAACTCCAGCATCATTTGAGCCATCCATTGACTACGTTGTTACAAAGATTCCACGCTTTGCTTTTGAGAAGTTCCCACAGGCAGATTCTCGTTTGACAACGCAGATGAAGTCCGTAGGTGAGGTGATGGCGATAGGCCGTACTTTCCAAGAGTCATTCCAAAAGGCTTTGCGTGGCCTTGAGGTTGGTGTTGACGGCTTAGATGAGGTCTCCACTGATTTGGATGACATCATCCAAGAAATCGGCGAACCAGGCCCAGATCGTATTTGGTATTTGGCCGATGCATTCCGTATGGGAATGGGCTTAGATGAGGTCTATAACGAGACCAAGGTTGATCCTTGGTTCTTAGAGCAAATTGAAGAGCTCATCACGATGGAAGCGGAGCTGAAGCAACGCAAGATCGATAGCCTCTCTGCTGCTGAACTGCGTTTTGTTAAGCAAAAAGGTTTCTCAGATCGTCGTTTAGGAAAACTATTGGGCGTAGATGCTGCCTCTGTGCGCGCTGCACGTCATCGCTTGAAAGTGGTCCCAGTTTATAAGCGGGTAGATACCTGTGCCGCTGAGTTCTCTACAAACACTGCTTATCTGTATTCCACCTATGAAGCAGAGCATGGCGAGTGCGAATCTCAGCCCACTACCAAAGACAAGATCATGGTCTTGGGCGGTGGTCCTAACCGTATTGGTCAAGGCATTGAGTTTGATTACTGCTGTGTACATGCTGCCTTAGCTATGCGTGATGATGGTTATGAAACCATCATGGTGAACTGCAACCCAGAAACTGTTTCTACTGACTACGATACTTCCGACCGCTTGTATTTTGAGCCTTTGACATTGGAAGATGTTTTGGAGATTGTTGCTAAAGAAAAACCCAAAGGTGTCATCGTTCAGTACGGCGGTCAGACTCCTTTGAAGTTGGCTTTAGATCTTGAGCGTAATGGCGTACCCATCATTGGTACATCACCAGACATGATTGATGCCGCAGAAGATCGTGAGCGCTTCCAGAAGTTATTACATGACTTGAACTTACGTCAGCCACCGAACCGTACGGCTCGTGCAGAAGATGAAGCGCTCAAACTTGCAGAAGAAATTGGCTATCCATTGGTTGTGCGTCCTTCCTATGTATTGGGTGGTCGCGCCATGGAAATCGTTCATGATGGGCGTGATCTTGAGCGCTACATGCGCGAAGCGGTCAAGGTTTCTCATGACTCTCCGGTATTGCTAGATCGTTTCTTAAATGATGCGATTGAGTGTGACGTCGATTGCATTAGCGATGGCCAACGTGTATTCATTGGCGGTGTCATGGAGCATATTGAGCAGGCTGGTGTTCATTCCGGTGACTCTGCTTGTTCATTGCCACCATATTCTCTATCCGATGAGACGATCGCAGAGATCAAGCGTCAAACTGCTGCGATGGCAAAGGGTCTTAATGTCGTTGGCTTGATGAACGTGCAGTTTGCGATTCAGAATGTCGATGGCAAGGATGTCATTTATGTTCTCGAGGTGAACCCACGGGCATCACGTACTGTGCCATTTGTCTCTAAAGCAACAGGCTTGCAGTTAGCCAAAATTGCTGCACGCTGCATGGTCGGTCAGACCTTAGATCAGCAAGGCATCAAATCAGAAGTAAAGCCTGCTTACTATTCAGTGAAAGAGGCAGTATTTCCATTCAATAAGTTCCCAGGTATTGATCCAATCCTGGGACCAGAGATGCGATCTACTGGCGAGGTGATGGGTGTTGGCAAAACTTTTGGTGAGGCCTTGTTTAAGTCTCAGCTGGGCGCTGGGATTAAATTACCTAAGAGCGGCACTGTAGTGCTGACCGTAAAAGATAGCGATAAGCCTAAAGCGGTTGAAGTGGCTAAACTCTTGCACCAATTAGGCTTCCCAATGGTAGCTACTAAGGGTACTGCAGCAGCTATTGAAGCGGCTGGTTTGCCAGTGCGCGTCGTCAATAAGGTGAAAGATGGTCGTCCCCATATTGTGGACTTGATTAAAAACGGTGAAATTTCATTGGTATTTACTACTGTGGATGAAACCCGGACTGCAATTGCAGATTCCCGTTCGATTCGTACTAGTGCACAAGCCAATAATGTGACTTACTACACTACGATTAGTGCAGCGCGTGCGGTGATGGATGGTTTAATGGCATCACAAAATGGCAGTAAAGAGTCTATTGAAGTGTACGGTTTACAAAACCTACACAAGACCCTCAATTAA
- a CDS encoding DUF4149 domain-containing protein: MTALQITSHTGAQRLFVLVAGLWVGSLLTVGYLVAPAVFSTMTDRQAAGMVAGTIFRIEAYLSLIICMALMVLANLLVTRGLNQYRLIRWILLAMLLCSIAAAFVFIPWMNSLRDNALAQGMPVMLSPSADLFGKLHGASSIFFSIQSLLGLFLVWRLTKAQQ; encoded by the coding sequence ATGACTGCTCTTCAGATTACCTCTCATACTGGAGCCCAAAGACTGTTTGTTTTGGTCGCGGGTTTGTGGGTTGGTAGTCTACTCACGGTAGGTTATTTAGTTGCTCCTGCAGTGTTTTCAACCATGACAGATCGTCAGGCCGCTGGAATGGTTGCCGGGACTATTTTTAGAATAGAAGCCTACTTGAGCTTGATTATTTGCATGGCTTTAATGGTGCTCGCAAACCTGTTGGTGACGCGCGGTCTGAATCAATATCGCCTGATTCGTTGGATCTTATTGGCAATGCTATTGTGTTCAATCGCCGCTGCATTTGTCTTTATTCCGTGGATGAACTCCCTGCGTGACAATGCCCTAGCGCAAGGCATGCCAGTCATGCTCTCGCCATCAGCTGATCTGTTTGGTAAGCTCCATGGCGCATCAAGTATCTTTTTTTCAATTCAAAGTCTCTTAGGCTTATTTTTAGTTTGGCGTTTGACTAAAGCGCAGCAATAA
- a CDS encoding RlmE family RNA methyltransferase, giving the protein MAKNKFNKSWLQDHLTDPYVKMAQKEGYRARAVYKLSEIDEQDHLIKAGMTIVDLGSAPGSWSQYTRNRLTELGKSNPLIESGKPDGSIIAIDILPMEDIADVNFIQGDFREEEGLKALEALLPASANGKVDLVLSDMAPNLSGVGVADAARMAFLAEIALDFAVHHLKPEGALLIKCFNGSGYSQIVESFKKVFKTVTPRKPKASRAKSSEIFLLGRNLKPPK; this is encoded by the coding sequence GTGGCAAAGAATAAATTTAATAAAAGTTGGTTGCAGGATCATTTAACGGATCCATACGTAAAGATGGCCCAAAAAGAGGGCTATCGCGCCAGAGCTGTTTATAAGCTCAGTGAAATTGACGAGCAAGATCACCTGATCAAGGCTGGGATGACTATTGTGGATCTGGGAAGTGCCCCAGGGAGCTGGTCTCAATACACTCGTAATCGTTTGACTGAGCTGGGTAAAAGCAATCCGCTGATTGAGTCTGGTAAGCCTGATGGCAGCATTATTGCCATTGATATTCTGCCGATGGAAGATATTGCGGATGTGAACTTTATCCAAGGTGACTTTAGGGAAGAGGAGGGTCTAAAGGCTCTAGAAGCCCTTTTGCCAGCCAGTGCCAACGGGAAGGTCGATTTGGTGTTGTCCGATATGGCACCTAATTTATCCGGCGTAGGGGTCGCAGATGCTGCCAGAATGGCCTTTTTAGCTGAAATCGCCCTTGATTTTGCTGTTCACCACCTCAAACCGGAGGGCGCACTCTTGATTAAGTGCTTTAACGGCAGTGGTTACAGTCAAATCGTGGAGTCCTTTAAAAAGGTCTTTAAGACGGTCACTCCCCGCAAACCAAAGGCGTCAAGGGCTAAATCTTCAGAAATCTTCCTCTTGGGTAGAAATCTCAAGCCGCCCAAGTAA
- the carA gene encoding glutamine-hydrolyzing carbamoyl-phosphate synthase small subunit, with translation MLPSFPPAVLALADGTIFPGLSIGAPGETAGEVVFNTALTGYQEIITDPSYSRQIVTLTYPHIGNVGVNAQDAESNQIHAAGLVVKDLSKRVSNFRSEESLDAYLSKAGVVGISGIDTRKLTRILRDKGAQSGAIVAGKMGDDVESLSKKALELAKAFPGMAGLDLAKVVTTKSPYQWREAEWDLHGPDGKPAYRTLDASKPIKKVVAYDFGVKRNILRMLTERGCELTIVPAQTSAAEVLAMNPDGVFFSNGPGDPGPCDYAIAAAKEIIEKGVPTFGICLGHQIMGLAAGAKTLKMKFGHHGANHPVKDLDTGRVAITSQNHGFAVDANSLPDNIRVTHVSLFDGSLQGLAWKDKPALCFQGHPEASPGPHDIAYLFDRFVELMNAAAVGNKGGK, from the coding sequence TTGCTTCCTTCTTTTCCTCCCGCCGTGTTGGCTTTAGCCGACGGCACTATATTTCCCGGTCTTAGTATTGGCGCTCCTGGCGAAACTGCTGGCGAAGTTGTTTTTAATACTGCTCTTACTGGCTATCAAGAGATCATTACTGATCCAAGCTATTCCCGCCAAATCGTTACCTTGACCTACCCTCACATTGGTAATGTTGGGGTTAATGCGCAAGATGCGGAGTCTAATCAAATTCATGCGGCTGGATTAGTCGTTAAAGACCTATCTAAGCGAGTATCTAACTTTAGATCTGAAGAGAGCTTAGATGCTTACCTCTCAAAAGCAGGGGTAGTCGGTATTTCAGGGATTGATACTCGTAAATTAACCCGCATTTTGCGAGATAAAGGCGCTCAGTCTGGTGCAATCGTCGCTGGCAAGATGGGTGATGATGTCGAGAGTCTCAGCAAAAAGGCCCTGGAGTTGGCTAAAGCATTCCCAGGCATGGCCGGCTTAGATCTGGCCAAAGTCGTTACGACTAAATCCCCATATCAATGGCGCGAAGCTGAGTGGGATCTACATGGCCCAGACGGAAAACCTGCATACAGAACTTTAGATGCTAGTAAGCCAATCAAAAAAGTCGTTGCTTATGACTTTGGCGTCAAACGCAATATTTTGCGCATGTTAACGGAGCGCGGTTGTGAATTGACGATCGTGCCAGCGCAAACCAGCGCGGCAGAAGTATTGGCCATGAATCCTGACGGAGTCTTTTTCTCCAATGGCCCCGGCGATCCTGGACCATGTGATTACGCGATTGCTGCTGCAAAAGAAATTATTGAAAAGGGTGTCCCAACATTCGGCATTTGCTTGGGTCACCAGATTATGGGCTTAGCCGCTGGCGCCAAAACGTTGAAAATGAAATTTGGCCACCACGGCGCCAACCATCCAGTGAAAGATTTGGACACTGGGCGTGTAGCGATTACATCGCAGAACCACGGCTTTGCTGTCGATGCAAATTCATTGCCAGACAATATTCGTGTCACTCATGTTTCTTTGTTTGATGGGTCCCTACAAGGACTTGCTTGGAAGGATAAGCCTGCTTTGTGTTTCCAAGGCCATCCAGAAGCTTCGCCTGGGCCACATGACATTGCCTATTTATTTGATCGTTTTGTGGAGCTTATGAATGCTGCCGCTGTTGGTAATAAGGGGGGCAAATAA